A window of Cryptomeria japonica chromosome 3, Sugi_1.0, whole genome shotgun sequence contains these coding sequences:
- the LOC131055731 gene encoding serine acetyltransferase 5, which yields MAILRFGPQSGIEISCSSAHIRSIPNPKHCFMPFFSQNNDTHLGLGRKTRSSIAFNGERTSWRPIIQKSPISMAMVLRTEQQRSHDKDEDEYVAGRDELWLEMRREAVRDAEAEPSLASFLYSTILAHRSLERALAFHLGNKLSNSTLLNSQLYNLIADTFMEDAHIRNCIRADIRAFRERDAACVSLTQCMLNFKGFLACQAHRVAHRLWNQGRVSLALAIQSRVSEVFSVDIHPAARIGKGVFFDHATGLVVGETATIGNNVSILHHVTLGGTGKYGGDRHPKIGDGVLIGAGATILGNIRIGEGAKIGAGSVVLIDVPSFATAVGNPARLVGNKKGSGMLKEVPSKTMDHTSFISEWSDYVI from the coding sequence ATGGCCATTCTGAGGTTTGGTCCACAATCGGGTATTGAAATTTCCTGCAGCTCTGCACATATTAGGAGTATTCCCAATCCAAAACACTGTTTTATGCCATTTTTTTCTCAAAATAACGACACCCATTTGGGACTAGGAAGGAAAACTAGGTCAAGCATTGCATTCAATGGAGAAAGGACATCTTGGAGACCTATAATCCAAAAGAGCCCGATATCAATGGCTATGGTACTGCGAACAGAGCAACAGAGAAGCCATGATAAGGACGAGGACGAGTATGTTGCAGGGAGAGATGAACTGTGGCTTGAGATGAGGAGGGAGGCCGTGAGAGATGCAGAGGCAGAACCCTCATTGGCAAGTTTTCTGTATTCCACCATACTGGCTCACAGGTCCCTTGAAAGGGCCCTGGCTTTCCATCTGGGTAATAAGCTTTCAAACTCCACTCTTTTGAATTCACAATTATATAATCTGATTGCAGATACGTTCATGGAAGATGCCCACATAAGGAACTGCATTAGGGCAGACATTCGGGCCTTTAGGGAGAGAGATGCAGCCTGTGTTTCATTGACTCAGTGCATGCTTAACTTCAAGGGTTTTCTGGCCTGCCAGGCCCACAGGGTAGCCCACAGGCTGTGGAACCAGGGGAGGGTCTCATTGGCTCTTGCAATACAGAGCAGGGTGTCTGAGGTGTTTTCTGTTGATATACACCCTGCTGCAAGAATTGGAAAAGGGGTGTTCTTTGACCATGCCACAGGGCTCGTGGTGGGGGAGACTGCGACAATAGGCAACAATGTATCGATTCTCCATCATGTCACACTGGGGGGCACTGGGAAGTATGGAGGTGATAGACATCCTAAGATTGGGGATGGGGTGCTCATTGGGGCAGGGGCTACTATTTTGGGGAATATTAGGATTGGTGAGGGAGCTAAGATTGGAGCAGGTTCTGTTGTGTTGATTGATGTGCCTAGCTTTGCTACAGCTGTTGGGAACCCTGCTAGGTTGGTGGGTAACAAGAAGGGGTCTGGTATGCTGAAGGAGGTCCCCAGCAAGACCATGGATCACACTTCATTTATCAGTGAGTGGTCTGACTATGTAATTTGA